One Dioscorea cayenensis subsp. rotundata cultivar TDr96_F1 chromosome 15, TDr96_F1_v2_PseudoChromosome.rev07_lg8_w22 25.fasta, whole genome shotgun sequence genomic region harbors:
- the LOC120277861 gene encoding probable BOI-related E3 ubiquitin-protein ligase 3 isoform X1, with protein sequence MMTVDAHHLPFKFSEVVMNINPEEYYTTFISPPPAPAPPPSFPSDTSSPFSSFPSQDFFSQLQLQHHLEIDHLITNHAEKVRQEMEERRTWVWRRVVAMAEEKVARKLRNKDEEIDRITRVNHALEERIKSLVIENQLWKDIARSNEAAAMLLRTNLDHLLASQDSHEEDVQSCSGGGGGAGEVGRRLCRRCGEEEAAVLVMPCRHLCLCLDCSPALDVCPVCKSSKNVAACCAREGHGGEGGWGYVRTGLEALCE encoded by the exons ATGATGACAGTCGATGCTCATCACCTTCCTTTCAAATTCAG TGAAGTAGTCATGAACATCAACCCAGAGGAATACTACACCACTTTCATCTCTCCGCCGCCGGCGCCGGCGCCACCACCGTCCTTCCCTTCCGACACCTCCTCACCCTTCTCTTCTTTCCCCTCTCAAGACTTCTTCTCCCAACTCCAACTCCAACATCATCTTGAGATTGATCATCTCATTACCAACCAT GCGGAGAAGGTGAGGCAAGAAATGGAGGAGAGAAGAACATGGGTGTGGAGAAGAGTGGTAGCCATGGCTGAAGAAAAGGTGGCAAGAAAACTaagaaacaaagatgaagagatAGATAGAATAACAAGAGTGAACCATGCATTAGAGGAACGCATCAAAAGTCTGGTTATAGAGAACCAGTTATGGAAGGACATAGCTCGGAGCAACGAGGCTGCTGCCATGCTTCTCCGTACCAATCTTGATCATCTTCTTGCTTCTCAGGACAGTCATGAAGAGGATGTTCAGTCTTGTAGTGGTGGTGGCGGTGGCGCCGGCGAGGTTGGGAGGAGGTTGTGTCGCCGGTGTGGGGAGGAAGAGGCGGCGGTTCTTGTCATGCCTTGCCGCCACCTTTGTCTCTGTTTGGATTGTTCTCCGGCTTTGGATGTTTGTCCTGTTTGCAAGTCTTCTAAAAATG TGGCGGCGTGCTGCGCACGTGAAGGACATGGCGGGGAAGGAGGGTGGGGTTACGTGAGAACCGGACTCGAGGCTCTTTGTGAATGA
- the LOC120277129 gene encoding protein WHAT'S THIS FACTOR 1 homolog, chloroplastic, which produces MLTRCAASASLASSLSKSLSSSFSQSSSMSVYSSKSHRRPKKKIYHREPLLDQAMDLQKKPALLLRLRSLILSRPSYSLLLRDLEKEVGFVPKWSFLSLIQRYTSIFKVSGGAPSRSPISVTLTDKAFKVSLEEARARDLMEPILVRNLRKLLMLSMDCRVPLDKIRLVESELGLPKDFEDVLIPKFPDYFSIKSVDGVEFLCLETWDSSLAVTVREERLDLGAVPVEKKKDKRVPRDGNYEGPFAFKLKFPAGFRPNKSYLEEVVRWQKMAFPSPYLNARKIQPATPQARKRAVAVLHELLSLTMEKRLTSDKLDVFHNEYQLPCRLLLCLVKNHGIFYITNKGARSTVFLKEAYDGCNLIEKCPLLRFNDRFVALIGRTSPDLDVRMLA; this is translated from the coding sequence ATGCTCACGCGATGCGCAGCATCCGCATCACTGGCATCATCGTTGTCCAAATcgctctcctcctccttctcccaATCCTCTTCCATGTCCGTCTACTCCTCCAAGTCCCATCGCCGCCCCAAGAAGAAGATCTACCACCGCGAACCCCTACTTGATCAGGCCATGGATCTTCAGAAGAAGCCTGCTCTCCTCCTCCGCCTCCGCTCCCTCATCCTTTCCCGCCCCTCGTACTCGCTCCTCCTCCGTGACCTCGAGAAGGAAGTCGGATTCGTCCCCAAATGGTCTTTCCTTTCCCTCATCCAACGCTACACGTCCATTTTCAAGGTCTCCGGTGGTGCCCCCTCCCGCTCGCCGATCTCTGTCACTCTCACCGACAAAGCCTTCAAGGTCTCACTCGAGGAAGCCCGAGCTCGAGATCTCATGGAGCCCATTTTGGTCAGGAATCTCAGGAAGTTGCTGATGTTGTCCATGGATTGCCGTGTTCCTCTGGATAAGATCCGCCTCGTTGAGTCGGAGCTCGGCTTGCCGAAAGACTTCGAGGATGTGTTGATTCCCAAGTTCCCGGATTACTTCTCGATCAAAAGTGTTGATGGTGTGGAGTTTCTTTGCCTTGAGACTTGGGATTCTTCGCTGGCGGTCACTGTTCGAGAGGAAAGGTTGGATCTTGGGGCTGttccggtggagaagaagaaagataagaGGGTGCCGAGGGATGGGAATTATGAAGGCCCATTTGCGTTTAAGCTGAAGTTCCCAGCGGGTTTCAGACCAAACAAGAGTTATCTTGAGGAGGTGGTGAGATGGCAGAAGATGGCATTCCCTTCGCCGTACTTGAATGCCAGAAAAATCCAGCCTGCGACGCCACAGGCGAGGAAAAGAGCAGTTGCTGTGCTGCATGAACTCTTGAGCTTAACAATGGAGAAGAGATTAACTTCAGATAAGCTGGATGTGTTTCACAATGAGTATCAACTGCCTTGCAGGCTGTTGCTTTGCTTGGTGAAAAATCATGGGATTTTTTACATTACTAATAAGGGTGCAAGGAGCACTGTGTTCCTCAAGGAGGCTTATGATGGTTGtaatttgattgaaaagtgCCCCTTGTTGAGATTTAATGACAGGTTCGTGGCTCTTATTGGCAGGACATCTCCGGACTTGGATGTTCGAATGCTTGCTTAG
- the LOC120277861 gene encoding probable BOI-related E3 ubiquitin-protein ligase 3 isoform X2 produces MLITFLSNSVVMNINPEEYYTTFISPPPAPAPPPSFPSDTSSPFSSFPSQDFFSQLQLQHHLEIDHLITNHAEKVRQEMEERRTWVWRRVVAMAEEKVARKLRNKDEEIDRITRVNHALEERIKSLVIENQLWKDIARSNEAAAMLLRTNLDHLLASQDSHEEDVQSCSGGGGGAGEVGRRLCRRCGEEEAAVLVMPCRHLCLCLDCSPALDVCPVCKSSKNVAACCAREGHGGEGGWGYVRTGLEALCE; encoded by the exons ATGCTCATCACCTTCCTTTCAAATTCAG TAGTCATGAACATCAACCCAGAGGAATACTACACCACTTTCATCTCTCCGCCGCCGGCGCCGGCGCCACCACCGTCCTTCCCTTCCGACACCTCCTCACCCTTCTCTTCTTTCCCCTCTCAAGACTTCTTCTCCCAACTCCAACTCCAACATCATCTTGAGATTGATCATCTCATTACCAACCAT GCGGAGAAGGTGAGGCAAGAAATGGAGGAGAGAAGAACATGGGTGTGGAGAAGAGTGGTAGCCATGGCTGAAGAAAAGGTGGCAAGAAAACTaagaaacaaagatgaagagatAGATAGAATAACAAGAGTGAACCATGCATTAGAGGAACGCATCAAAAGTCTGGTTATAGAGAACCAGTTATGGAAGGACATAGCTCGGAGCAACGAGGCTGCTGCCATGCTTCTCCGTACCAATCTTGATCATCTTCTTGCTTCTCAGGACAGTCATGAAGAGGATGTTCAGTCTTGTAGTGGTGGTGGCGGTGGCGCCGGCGAGGTTGGGAGGAGGTTGTGTCGCCGGTGTGGGGAGGAAGAGGCGGCGGTTCTTGTCATGCCTTGCCGCCACCTTTGTCTCTGTTTGGATTGTTCTCCGGCTTTGGATGTTTGTCCTGTTTGCAAGTCTTCTAAAAATG TGGCGGCGTGCTGCGCACGTGAAGGACATGGCGGGGAAGGAGGGTGGGGTTACGTGAGAACCGGACTCGAGGCTCTTTGTGAATGA